TAGCACTACAACTTTGTTGACTTGCAATACCAGTATGTCATGTTCGAATAATGTTACTGGCGGCCAACAATGAACTTTACTGATGAAGGGACGGCTTTCATAGAACTGGTTTAACACACCTCTTTTCATCAGTCCCTCCTCCGAATGAACCTTCCTGATGGGACAACATAGAACTGGTTCTACGAACTCCCTTGCTTTCTAAATTCCCATCGCTCTCATTGTCTCTATTCATCAAacagtctccctttctctcatggCCAGATGCTGATGTTCCCAGAAGGCACCACGACGAACGGCACCACTCTCATAAAGTTCAAACCTGGTGAGATTTAGACCTGGGTTCAGATaatatttgaaatctttcaaatgctTTTTGcctttgctttagcctgcctagggtgccagatgggcggggtttgcacttttgtgactattctactggttccattgtgccagtcaagctcaatcaagcccagatAAAGTAGTTGAGATAatttaaaatagtatttgaaccccgGGTTGGTGAGAACATCATAAAGAATGTTGCTTCTTCTACACCTAAAGTAATGGATGGTGTGTTGTGTTACAGAGGGGGGTGAGCTGACTGGTTTgctgttctgtctccctcctaGGTGCCTTCCTAGCTGGAGTCCCAGTCCAACCTGTCCTGCTGCACTACCCCAACAAACTGGTGAGTAGACTGGACTGCGTCAGTATTGGGATACAGCAGAGAAATTGAGTGTCAGAACGGAGGGATGGGAGCGCTGGCTCCAGGGGTGCATGTTGTCAGGGGGAAGCAGCACTGTCACTCGTAGTTTACACACCGACGCAGCGGAAGGTGTAGGGTGAAATCATACATACATTtgtactgactctacacacatcCCCTCACATACAATCActtctgctactctgtttatcatatcctgttgcctagtacctttacccctatacatatctacctccatctctccagtattcctgcacattgtaaatatgatattggaactgaccctgtatatagtacctttacccctatacatatctacctcaatctCTCCAGTattcctgcacattgtaaatatggtactggaactgaccctgtatatagtacctttacccctatacatatctacctccatctctccagtattcctgcacattgtaaatatgatattggaactgaccctgtatatagtacctttacccctatacatatctacctcaatctCTCCAGTattcctgcacattgtaaatatggtactggaactgaccctgtatatagtacctttacccctatacatatctacctccatctctccagtattcctgcacattgtaaatatggtactggaactgaccctgtatatagtacctttacccctatacatatctacctccatctctccagtattcctgcacattgtaaatatggtattggaactgaccctgtatatagtacctttacccctatacatatctacctccatctctccagtattcctgcacattgtaaatatggtattggaactgaccctgtatatagtatgcttacttgCTACTTGTGTTTATCTTGTTTTGTTCTACGTTGATATTTCTAGTATTACATTGTTGGGGTTAGAGCTAGCAAGAAAGAAAGACTATGCACTGTACGTGTGCATGTGACATTGGCACTAGATGCTTATCTTGGGTCAGTTTTACATTTCCCCCCACTAATGGCTAAGGTTGGGCTTGTGGGATTTTAACCCAGAGCGCATTGGAATTGTGACTGAGAGCACCCTACCTTGTCGTATAAAAAAAAACTAGCATGTAGTTTCTAAATAGTTCATTTTTGGATGTTGGAACTCTCCTGGCCCCACAGCATGCCTGTACAGTCAGACGTAGGCCCATGGGTGATATACTGTCTGCACATGGCAGTTCACCTTCTAGAGTTATTATTTCTATGCCTTTTTAAAAACATGCTTACTTTCTAGGATACTGTGCGCTGGACCCACAGGGGAACTACCTGGTAAGACACCATCTATATGAAATAAAAATGTCTAATAATCATTCAAATCAATCTTTATTTGTcccatgcgccgaatacaacaagtgttgaCCTTACCGTAAAAtgtttactgacaagcccttaaccaacagtgccgTTCAAGAACTAaagtaaaacataataaaacagtaacacaataaaataacaacgagGCCATATAgaggaggtaccggtaccgagtcagtgtacaggttagttgaggtaatttgatgtgactatgcatagatgataaacagcgagtagcagcagtgtacaaaacaaatggggggaggggtggtggccattttattaattgttcagcagtcttatggcttgggggtagaagcttttgaggagacttttggacctagacttggcgctccggtaccgcttgccgtgtggtagcagagaaaacagtctatgacttgggtgactggagtctctgacaattttatgggctttcctctgacaccgcctattatataggtcctagatggcagggagcttggccccagtgatgtactgggccgtacacactaccctctgtagagccttacggtcagatgccaagcagtttccgtaccaggcggtgatgcaactgaccaggatgctctcgatggtgcagctgtagaactttttgaggatctggggacccatgccaaatcttttcagtctcctgagggggaaaaggttttgtcgtgtcctcttaataaccgtcttggtgtgtttggaccatgataatttgttggtgatgtggacaccaaggaacttgaatctctcgaCCCGATCCACTATATCCCCATCTAAGATTAATGGGGTCCTGTTCGGCCCATCTTTTCCTGTTGTCAATGATCAACTTCTTTGTCTTGCTCACTTTGAGGAAGAAGTTTTTGTCCTGGtgccacactgccagttctctgacctccctataggctgtatcATCGTTGTCGAAGATCagccctaccactgttgtgttgtcagcaaacttactgatggtgttggagtcgtgtttggccacccagtcatgggtgaacatggagtacaggagggattTAAGTACGCACCCCAGaggtcccagtgttgaggatcagcgtggcagacatgttgttgcctactctcaccacctgagggcggtCAGTCAGAAAGTCCAGTGCAGAGGGgtgtgtttagttccagggtccttagcttagtgatgagcttcgtgggcactatggtgttgaacactgagctgtagtcaatgaatagcattctcacaaaggtgttcattttgtccaggtgggaaagggcagtgtggagtgcaatagagattgcatcatctgtggatctgttggggctgtatgcgaattggagtgggtctagggtttcttggataatggtgttgatgtgaggcatgcctttcaaagcaattcatggctacagatgtgagtgctacggtttggtagtcatttaggcaggttatcttcgcattcttgggcacagggactatggtggtctgcttgaaacatgttggtattacagactcggtcagggagatgttgaaaatgtcagtgaagacacttgtcagttggtccgcgcatgcttagagtacacgtcctggtcatccgtctggcccagcagcTCTGTGAATGTTGAGCTGTTTAAGGGTTTTGCTCatatcggctaccgagagcgttatcacagtcatccagaacagctggtgctctcgtgcatgcttcagtgttgcttgccttgaagcgagcataaaaggcattacgctcgtctggtaggctctcgTCACAGGGCAGCTCGCGTCCGGGTTTCCCTTTgtcgtctgtaatagttttcaagccctgccacatccgatgagcgccAGAGCTCATTATCAACTTCATTATCAAATCTCAATTTAACATACATATTATTGGAAACAAGTTGTCAATATATGATATTTCACTGATTGGTGGGAGTGTTTTTTTCCTCCAGGGTTGAGGCATTGTGGCACACCTGCTCTCAGCTCTACACTAACGTTACTGTTGAGGTAAGGCCATATTGTCCATAATCAGAATGACCACTCACCGAAGAAGAATTTCCTGTTTTCTCATTGGCTGTAATACCTGTCAGTAAAAAATGTATGTTCTCTTATTGGCTACAGTACCTGCCAGTATACACCCCCtcccaggaggagaaggatgaCCCTAATCTGTATGCAGACAATGTCCAGAAACTCATGGCCAAGTGAGTCTACACAGCGTTTGTGTGTAGTTTGTGGACGTTTCCCACTGTTTGGCATGTTGTGGTCTATTTTGCCTCTGTATTTGCATAATATATACTTGGCTATCTGTTTGCTTTGGATGCATGTATTTTATGAATTTGTGTAGATGATTCTAACATCTGTAACCTCTTGTGTCTATCAGGACCCTGGGCATCCCGGCTACAGACCATGTGATGGAGGGGCGTGTTCCTACCAGAAAACTGGGAGGGCTCTCCCTCCCCCTAGAACCACCTGCCAGAGaaactctctctctgctgcataaAGACGGGTAAGAGACGTgtgtgtacactacatgaccaaaagtatgtggacacctgctcgtcaaacatctcattccaatatcatgggcattaatatggagctggTCGCCCTTTGCTGCTGggcccctcatctctctctctctcgcccctttcatctatcactctatcttgcccctgtcatctctgtcttgcttgttctctcatctccctccgctcgctcgctctctctgctcctcttatctctctctccccctcatctttctctctctctctccatcctcagtCTCAGAGAGGTCGAGGTGGAGGCAGCACTGAGTAAGATAATTGACAGGTGTCAGtcagaacagggttggagggctGGTGTGGATGAGCTGGCACCACTCctgggactgacagacagacagactgctgctAAGATCTGTGGACTCTACTCCAAGGTAAACTACTCCAAGGTTAAAATGGCCACCACCAACCGGCGTcaagtgtggtgtgtgtgtgtgtgtgtgtgcttctgtgtCGTACTGAAGTAGTAGATTTCCATAAGTATTCCTTGGTGTTGTGTACTTTGCATACTCTGTGTATGTGTTaacagtacgtgtgtgtgtgttccaggatgACGAGGTGGACCTCAGACAGATCTATTTAAGTGTGACATCAGTCTCTGGGCTTCTGGGATTTAAGTCCCTCCTTCACACTGCATTCACTGTAAGTTCTGCTCCAAGTGTGTGTAGAGTAGATGTagaaccccagtgtgtgtgtagagtagatgtagaaccccagtgtgtgtgtagagtagatgtagaaccccagtgtgtgtgtgtagagtagatgtagaaccccagtgtgtgtgtagagtagatgtagaaccccagtgtgtgtgtgtgtgtgtgtagagtagatgtagaaccccagtgtgtgtgtgtgtgtgtgtgtgtgtgtagagtagatgtagaaccccagtgtgtgtgtgtgtgtgtgtgtagagtagatGTAGAAccccagtagtgtgtgtgtgtagagtagatgtagaaccccagtgtgtgtgtgtgtgtgtgtgtgtgtagagtagatgtagaaccccagtgtgtgtgtgtgtgtgtgtgtagagtagatgtagaaccccagtgtgtgtgtgtgtgtagagtagatgtagaaccccagtgtgtgtgtgtgtagagtagatgtagaaccccagtgtgtgtgtgtgtgtgtgtgtagagtagatgtagaaccccagtgtgtgtgtgtgtgtgtgtgtgtgtgtgtgtgtagatgtagaACCCCAGAGAGTAGATGTagaaccccagtgtgtgtgtgtgtgtgtagagtagaggtagaaccccagtgtgtgtgtgtgtgtgtagagtagatgtagaaccccagtgtgtgtgtgtgtgtagagtagatgtagaaccccagtgtgtgtgtgtgtgtagagtagatgtagaaccccagtgtgtgtgtgtgtgtgtgtgtagagtagatgtagaaccccagtgtgtgtgtgtgtgtgtgtagagtagatgtagaaccccagtgtgtgtgtgtg
The window above is part of the Oncorhynchus gorbuscha isolate QuinsamMale2020 ecotype Even-year linkage group LG21, OgorEven_v1.0, whole genome shotgun sequence genome. Proteins encoded here:
- the LOC124007786 gene encoding lysophospholipid acyltransferase LPCAT4-like isoform X2, which gives rise to MYYHSVNTSQNKAERVHLKSGLICQGLPSRHGEAEQSPSNLFFPTPICAHVETDQGAVNKALLEFNQSVLVNRKNPESRKRAVIQIKERLNSNGYWPQMLMFPEGTTTNGTTLIKFKPGAFLAGVPVQPVLLHYPNKLDTVRWTHRGTTWVEALWHTCSQLYTNVTVEYLPVYTPSQEEKDDPNLYADNVQKLMAKTLGIPATDHVMEGRVPTRKLGGLSLPLEPPARETLSLLHKDGLREVEVEAALSKIIDRCQSEQGWRAGVDELAPLLGLTDRQTAAKICGLYSKDDEVDLRQIYLSVTSVSGLLGFKSLLHTAFTLYDRECSGSLTAVGVSDLMGALVGSPQYHTEELYTELSLRGAPTEQDLFSVLTTHPTYQKLISEYFTPEGMESTPSSSPLTKGKAGNNNAGSPSDNRTALPYKTADNGSPLPSKKND